A stretch of the Mesorhizobium sp. Pch-S genome encodes the following:
- a CDS encoding OFA family MFS transporter, whose product MQARTEAPGSWLDRTHTVAEPGFNRWLVPPAALCIHLCIGQAYAFSVFNLPMSKLIGITESAPDDWKLTSLGWIFSIAIAFLGIAAAFGGGWLDRVGPRKAMALAACCFGGGFLVSALGVYLHQLWIIYLGYGVIGGIGLGLGYISPVKTLITWFPDRPGMATGMAIMGFGGGAFIASPLSVYLMKLFSTDSHVGVAETFLVLGVVYFIFMMIGATLVRVPPDGWRPAGWTPPVKQSAMVTSANVHLDDALKTPQFWLLWGVLCLNVTAGIGVLGQASAMSQEMFPGRISPAAAAGFVGLLSIFNMLGRFFWASTSDFIGRKTTYAIFFLLGVILYAAVPWTGQTGSIFFFVLFYGVILSMYGGGFATIPAYLRDVFGVRYVGAIHGRLLTAWSVAGVLGPVLVNYIRQYQIDSGVAKADAYTVTMYIMAGLLVVGFVLNLMMRPVNERFHMRVEQPA is encoded by the coding sequence ATGCAGGCTAGGACAGAAGCGCCGGGCAGTTGGCTCGACCGAACGCACACAGTCGCCGAACCCGGTTTCAACCGATGGCTGGTGCCGCCGGCAGCACTTTGCATCCATCTGTGTATCGGGCAGGCCTACGCCTTCAGCGTGTTCAACCTGCCCATGTCGAAGCTGATCGGCATCACGGAATCCGCGCCTGACGACTGGAAGCTGACCAGTCTCGGTTGGATTTTCTCGATCGCGATCGCCTTTCTCGGCATCGCGGCTGCCTTTGGCGGCGGCTGGCTGGACCGGGTCGGTCCACGCAAGGCGATGGCTTTGGCCGCCTGCTGTTTCGGGGGTGGCTTTCTCGTCTCTGCGCTGGGTGTTTATCTGCACCAACTCTGGATCATCTATCTGGGTTACGGCGTCATCGGCGGTATCGGTCTGGGCCTCGGCTACATCTCCCCCGTCAAGACTTTGATCACCTGGTTCCCGGACCGGCCCGGTATGGCGACCGGCATGGCAATCATGGGGTTCGGCGGCGGCGCCTTCATCGCTTCGCCGCTCTCGGTCTACTTGATGAAGCTGTTTTCGACCGACAGTCACGTGGGCGTTGCCGAAACCTTCCTGGTGCTGGGCGTCGTCTATTTCATCTTCATGATGATCGGCGCCACGCTGGTGCGCGTGCCCCCGGATGGCTGGCGGCCGGCCGGCTGGACGCCGCCGGTGAAACAGAGCGCAATGGTGACGAGCGCCAACGTTCATCTGGATGATGCGTTGAAGACGCCGCAATTCTGGCTGCTGTGGGGTGTGCTCTGCCTCAACGTGACCGCAGGCATCGGGGTGCTTGGTCAGGCATCGGCGATGAGCCAGGAAATGTTCCCGGGGCGTATTTCGCCGGCTGCTGCCGCAGGCTTCGTCGGCCTGCTGTCGATCTTCAACATGCTGGGCCGTTTCTTCTGGGCATCGACAAGCGATTTCATTGGCCGTAAAACCACTTACGCCATCTTCTTCCTGCTTGGCGTCATTCTCTACGCTGCGGTGCCGTGGACCGGCCAGACAGGCAGTATCTTCTTCTTTGTGCTGTTCTACGGCGTCATCCTGTCGATGTATGGCGGTGGTTTCGCCACCATACCCGCCTATCTGCGCGACGTGTTCGGCGTGCGTTATGTCGGCGCGATCCATGGACGCCTGCTGACCGCGTGGTCGGTCGCTGGCGTGCTCGGACCTGTGCTGGTCAACTACATTCGGCAGTATCAGATCGACAGCGGTGTGGCGAAGGCAGACGCCTATACGGTCACGATGTACATCATGGCCGGTCTGCTGGTTGTCGGGTTTGTGCTCAATCTTATGATGCGGCCGGTGAACGAGCGCTTTCACATGAGAGTCGAACAGCCAGCCTGA
- a CDS encoding GNAT family N-acetyltransferase produces MHARTIHAENCHLDWLLAHDRHAPEQWIRRCLSLGEYIIAELEGEPAGLLRFSWFWGTIPFMDLIMVLPDRRRSGIGTALFRHWEAAMRDAGATLLMTSSQADEAEPQAWHRRNGFRDAGSVSFGHLQPVAEVFLVKDLR; encoded by the coding sequence ATGCATGCAAGAACCATTCACGCGGAAAACTGCCATCTCGACTGGCTGTTGGCGCACGATCGCCATGCGCCCGAACAATGGATAAGGCGCTGCCTGTCGCTCGGCGAATACATCATCGCGGAGCTGGAGGGTGAACCCGCCGGTTTGCTGCGCTTCAGCTGGTTCTGGGGAACGATCCCTTTCATGGATCTGATCATGGTGCTTCCCGATCGTCGGCGTTCCGGTATCGGCACAGCGTTGTTCCGGCATTGGGAGGCCGCGATGCGGGACGCGGGCGCAACGCTCCTGATGACATCCTCGCAAGCCGACGAGGCCGAGCCGCAGGCCTGGCACCGCAGAAATGGTTTTCGCGACGCCGGAAGCGTGTCGTTTGGGCATTTGCAGCCTGTCGCGGAAGTATTCCTGGTCAAGGATTTGCGCTAG
- a CDS encoding class I SAM-dependent methyltransferase has translation MSVASDARFWDRSSRNYAKSAIADEDGYQRTLDRTRSQLNSDDHVLELGCGTGTTALRLADAVRGYLATDFSPAMIAIAAEKHAAAPIPGLEFRTATVEALHTDVGLFNAVLGFNYLHLVRDLPGTLRGIHDLLAANGLFVSKTPCLGDMNPLIRLALLPALRMIGKAPYAGTFSTKELSLCIALAGFEILAVENHAAKGDDKRPYIVARKASIGR, from the coding sequence ATGAGCGTTGCGAGCGACGCCCGTTTCTGGGACCGAAGTTCGCGGAACTACGCCAAATCCGCGATCGCAGACGAGGACGGATATCAACGAACGCTCGATCGAACGCGGTCGCAGCTCAACTCCGACGATCATGTGCTCGAACTTGGCTGCGGCACGGGAACGACCGCATTGCGGCTGGCAGATGCGGTGAGGGGTTACCTGGCGACCGATTTTTCTCCAGCCATGATCGCGATCGCCGCGGAAAAACATGCGGCTGCGCCGATCCCGGGGCTCGAATTCCGCACGGCAACCGTTGAAGCCCTGCACACCGACGTCGGGCTCTTCAACGCGGTTCTCGGTTTCAACTATCTCCATCTCGTACGCGACCTGCCGGGTACGCTGCGCGGCATTCACGACCTGCTCGCTGCAAACGGACTGTTCGTTTCCAAGACGCCTTGTCTCGGTGACATGAACCCGCTGATCCGCCTGGCGCTTTTGCCGGCGCTTCGCATGATCGGCAAGGCGCCTTATGCCGGCACCTTCAGCACGAAGGAGCTCAGCCTTTGCATTGCACTCGCCGGTTTCGAGATTCTCGCCGTTGAGAACCATGCTGCCAAGGGCGACGACAAGCGACCCTATATCGTTGCGCGCAAGGCAAGTATTGGACGATAA
- a CDS encoding xanthine dehydrogenase family protein subunit M: MYSVNYHRANSVADAVKLLKTDDAKLLSGGMTLIPAMKTRLAAPSDLVDVSRIAALKGIKVSGKTVTIGAATTHYEVSTDAKLQKACPALAELASMIGDPAVRHRGTIGGSIANNDPAADYPAAMVALGATIVTNKREIAAEKFFKGLFETILKDGEIVTAVTFTAPAKAAYQKFRNPASRYAIVGVFVTKGKATGKDDVRVAVTGAGDNGVFRAKTIEAALAGSFDPSAVAGARISADNLMTDMHASADYRANLISVMAKRAVAAANG; encoded by the coding sequence ATGTACTCCGTCAACTACCATCGCGCCAATTCCGTCGCCGATGCGGTGAAACTGCTGAAAACCGATGATGCCAAGCTGCTTTCGGGTGGCATGACGTTGATCCCGGCCATGAAAACACGCCTTGCGGCGCCGTCGGATCTTGTGGACGTGTCCAGAATAGCCGCGCTGAAGGGCATCAAGGTCAGCGGCAAGACCGTCACCATCGGCGCGGCCACAACGCATTACGAGGTTTCCACCGATGCCAAGCTGCAGAAGGCTTGTCCGGCATTGGCCGAACTGGCTTCGATGATCGGCGATCCGGCAGTGCGTCACCGCGGCACGATCGGCGGCTCGATCGCCAACAATGATCCGGCCGCCGACTATCCGGCCGCCATGGTGGCATTGGGGGCAACGATCGTCACCAACAAGCGCGAGATAGCCGCCGAAAAGTTCTTCAAGGGGCTGTTCGAGACGATCCTGAAGGACGGCGAAATCGTTACGGCGGTGACCTTCACCGCGCCCGCCAAGGCGGCATACCAGAAGTTCCGCAACCCTGCCTCGCGCTATGCCATTGTTGGTGTGTTCGTGACCAAGGGCAAGGCGACCGGCAAGGATGACGTGCGCGTCGCCGTCACCGGAGCCGGCGACAATGGCGTCTTCCGCGCGAAGACGATCGAGGCCGCATTGGCCGGGTCGTTTGATCCATCGGCGGTCGCGGGTGCCAGGATATCGGCGGACAACCTGATGACGGATATGCATGCGTCGGCCGACTACCGGGCAAACCTGATCAGCGTCATGGCAAAGCGTGCGGTCGCCGCCGCCAACGGCTGA
- a CDS encoding xanthine dehydrogenase family protein molybdopterin-binding subunit, with protein sequence MGMEGIGARVTRKEDKRFITGAGRYVDDMVVPGMKHAVFVRSPHAHAQIKKIDVKQAQAMPGVVAVLTGKELKADGIGNLICGWMIHSKDGSPMKMGAWSPLAFDRVRYVGDAVAIVIADTKGEARDAAEAVEVTYKELKAVVDAVRALEKGAPQLHPEAENNLIFDWEIGDAKATDAAIKAAHHVTRMKIVNNRLVPNAMEPRAALGHYDKGEDHYTCWTTSQNPHVARLVMSAFYNVAPENKLRVIAPDVGGGFGSKIFIYPEEVVCLWASKKAGVPVKWVADRTESFLTDAHGRDHHSTVEMAFDKNNRITGLKVDTVANLGAYMSLFSSSVPTYLYATLLSGQYNIPAIHANVRTVYTNTAPVDAYRGAGRPEATYLLERTIETAARELGVSPAELRRINFITQFPHQTPVIMCYDAGDYGASLEAAMKAADYAGFTKRRDKARKAGKLRGIGMSCYIEACGIAPSAAVGSLGAGVGLWESAEVRVNAVGTIEVLTGSHSHGQGHETTFAQLVAGRFGLPIDSISIVHGDTDKVQMGMGTYGSRSGAVGMSAIVKALDKVEAKAKKIAAHLMEADEGDIVIENGALKVAGTDKNVPWFQMALAAYTAHNLPGGMEAGLKETAFYDPTNFTFPAGCYICELEVDPETGLTEIIQFVAADDFGNIINPMIVEGQVHGGIAQGVGQALLEGAFYDASGQLLTASYMDYTMPRAGDLPSFKVSTSNTPCPGNPLGIKGCGEAGAIGSPPAVINALTDALGIADFTMPASPSRVWAAAQKH encoded by the coding sequence ATGGGTATGGAAGGAATTGGCGCTCGCGTCACTCGCAAGGAAGACAAGCGCTTCATCACCGGCGCCGGCCGTTATGTCGACGACATGGTGGTTCCCGGCATGAAACATGCGGTCTTCGTGCGCAGCCCACATGCGCATGCGCAGATCAAGAAGATCGATGTCAAACAGGCGCAGGCCATGCCTGGCGTCGTCGCCGTCCTGACCGGCAAGGAATTGAAGGCGGACGGTATCGGCAATCTCATCTGTGGCTGGATGATCCACTCAAAGGATGGTTCGCCGATGAAGATGGGGGCCTGGTCGCCACTCGCCTTCGACCGCGTTCGTTATGTTGGTGATGCGGTAGCGATTGTGATCGCCGACACCAAGGGCGAGGCGCGCGATGCTGCAGAGGCTGTCGAGGTCACTTACAAGGAACTGAAAGCCGTCGTCGATGCGGTGAGGGCGCTGGAGAAGGGTGCGCCACAGCTGCATCCCGAAGCCGAGAACAACCTGATCTTCGACTGGGAGATCGGCGACGCCAAGGCGACGGATGCTGCCATCAAGGCGGCGCATCATGTCACCCGCATGAAGATCGTCAACAACCGCCTGGTTCCCAACGCCATGGAGCCGCGCGCGGCGCTCGGGCATTACGACAAGGGGGAGGATCATTACACCTGCTGGACGACATCACAGAACCCGCATGTCGCACGCTTGGTGATGAGCGCCTTCTACAACGTTGCGCCGGAAAACAAACTGCGTGTGATCGCCCCCGATGTCGGTGGCGGTTTCGGCTCCAAGATCTTCATCTATCCGGAAGAAGTCGTCTGCCTGTGGGCTTCCAAGAAGGCGGGCGTGCCGGTGAAATGGGTCGCCGACCGTACCGAGAGCTTCCTGACCGACGCGCATGGCCGCGACCATCACTCGACGGTGGAGATGGCCTTCGACAAGAACAACCGCATCACCGGCCTGAAGGTCGATACCGTCGCCAATCTCGGCGCCTACATGTCGCTCTTTTCGTCTTCGGTGCCGACCTATCTCTACGCCACGCTGTTGTCGGGCCAGTACAACATCCCTGCCATCCACGCCAATGTGCGCACCGTTTATACCAACACCGCGCCCGTTGACGCCTATCGCGGGGCCGGACGACCGGAAGCGACCTATCTGCTCGAGCGCACGATCGAAACGGCTGCGCGAGAACTCGGCGTGTCTCCCGCGGAACTGAGACGTATCAATTTCATTACCCAGTTCCCGCATCAGACACCGGTGATCATGTGTTACGACGCCGGCGACTATGGCGCTTCGCTCGAAGCCGCCATGAAAGCCGCCGACTATGCCGGTTTCACCAAGCGGCGCGACAAGGCCAGGAAGGCTGGCAAGCTGCGTGGCATCGGCATGAGCTGTTACATCGAAGCCTGCGGCATCGCGCCGTCGGCGGCGGTCGGCTCCCTGGGCGCCGGCGTCGGCTTGTGGGAATCGGCTGAAGTGCGCGTCAATGCGGTTGGTACCATTGAGGTGCTGACCGGTTCGCACAGTCACGGCCAGGGCCATGAGACCACCTTCGCACAGCTGGTCGCCGGACGCTTCGGCCTGCCGATCGACTCCATCAGCATCGTCCACGGCGACACGGACAAGGTGCAGATGGGCATGGGCACCTATGGCTCGCGTTCGGGAGCTGTCGGCATGAGTGCCATCGTCAAGGCTCTCGACAAGGTCGAGGCCAAGGCCAAGAAGATCGCGGCGCATCTTATGGAAGCCGACGAAGGTGACATCGTCATCGAGAACGGCGCGCTGAAAGTGGCCGGAACCGACAAGAACGTGCCGTGGTTCCAGATGGCGCTCGCCGCCTACACCGCGCACAATCTGCCGGGTGGCATGGAGGCCGGCCTCAAGGAGACGGCCTTCTACGATCCGACCAATTTCACCTTCCCGGCAGGTTGCTACATCTGCGAGCTCGAGGTCGATCCGGAAACCGGCCTGACCGAGATCATCCAGTTCGTGGCGGCTGACGATTTCGGCAACATCATCAATCCGATGATCGTCGAGGGGCAGGTGCATGGCGGCATTGCGCAAGGCGTGGGCCAGGCTTTGCTGGAAGGCGCTTTCTACGATGCCAGCGGCCAGCTGCTGACGGCAAGCTACATGGATTACACCATGCCGCGTGCCGGCGACCTGCCGTCCTTCAAGGTTTCGACCTCGAACACGCCGTGCCCCGGCAATCCTCTCGGCATCAAGGGCTGCGGCGAGGCAGGTGCCATAGGCTCGCCTCCCGCGGTCATAAATGCCCTTACCGATGCCTTGGGCATCGCCGATTTCACCATGCCGGCCTCGCCTTCAAGGGTGTGGGCGGCGGCGCAGAAACACTGA
- a CDS encoding (2Fe-2S)-binding protein gives MSDISLTVNGRQVRATVEDRTLLVHFLREHQGLTGTHVGCDTSQCGACVVHVDGKAVKSCSMLAAQASGSTVVTIEGIANGADLHPVQAAFKEHHGLQCGFCTPGMIMTATDMIARHPEGLDEATVRAELEGNICRCTGYHNIVKAILAASQAMSKASKPKAKKAA, from the coding sequence ATGTCGGACATTTCGTTGACCGTGAACGGCAGACAGGTGCGCGCCACCGTCGAGGACCGCACGCTTCTGGTTCATTTTCTACGCGAACATCAAGGACTGACCGGCACGCATGTCGGTTGTGATACCTCGCAGTGCGGCGCTTGTGTCGTCCATGTCGATGGCAAGGCGGTGAAATCCTGCTCGATGCTGGCCGCCCAGGCATCCGGTTCGACAGTCGTGACCATCGAAGGCATCGCCAACGGTGCGGACCTGCATCCCGTGCAGGCAGCCTTCAAGGAACATCATGGCCTGCAGTGCGGCTTTTGCACCCCGGGCATGATCATGACTGCGACGGACATGATTGCGCGTCATCCCGAGGGACTCGACGAGGCAACGGTGCGCGCAGAGCTTGAAGGCAACATCTGCCGCTGCACCGGATACCATAACATCGTCAAGGCGATACTGGCTGCTTCTCAAGCGATGTCGAAGGCATCGAAGCCAAAGGCGAAGAAGGCTGCCTGA
- a CDS encoding FIST signal transduction protein produces the protein MRAALRSADKIGEEKLVASRTRYACGLSALTSSEPDAEHFAAEIAREADAIGAGYMLLFFSQSLIDAQTLADALKRHVPALAYAACSTAGEITPDGLEEGHMLAMLLPSATFTVASAMVQDLSSSAMDGITGEVEVLRRTLRATSKYARAGNVFALCFIDGLSYAEEAVTSAIHWGLDDIPLLGGSAGDDLKFETTTLISNGLVASDCAIVVLIATTIPFHVFKTDNFVPTDEKLVVTASDPDHRIVREFNADVAATEYAAAVGVVQQTLTPFSFASHPVVVKVGGEYYCRSIQKMNSDGSLSFFCAIDDGVVLSVAQPLGMVETTKATLKDVEAKLGPIDMILGFDCVLRRLDARNRQVFRDISELYRANKVIGFGTYGEQYRSMHLNQTFTGIAFGHPQAAE, from the coding sequence ATGCGGGCGGCGTTGAGGAGCGCCGACAAAATTGGGGAGGAGAAGCTGGTCGCTTCGCGGACGCGCTATGCGTGCGGCCTGTCGGCGCTCACTTCAAGCGAGCCCGATGCGGAACATTTTGCGGCCGAAATCGCTCGGGAAGCCGATGCGATCGGTGCCGGCTACATGTTGCTGTTTTTCTCGCAAAGCCTGATCGATGCGCAGACGCTCGCGGATGCGCTGAAACGACATGTCCCTGCCCTGGCCTACGCCGCCTGCTCCACCGCCGGCGAGATCACGCCGGATGGGTTGGAAGAAGGCCATATGCTGGCGATGCTGCTGCCTTCGGCCACCTTCACCGTTGCCAGCGCCATGGTGCAGGACCTGTCGTCATCGGCGATGGACGGCATCACCGGCGAGGTGGAGGTGCTGCGACGCACGCTGCGCGCCACCAGCAAATATGCGCGTGCCGGCAATGTCTTCGCGCTCTGTTTCATCGACGGCCTGTCCTACGCGGAAGAAGCCGTCACGTCGGCGATCCACTGGGGCCTGGACGACATCCCGTTGCTCGGCGGGTCGGCCGGCGACGATCTCAAATTCGAGACCACCACGCTGATCAGCAATGGCCTTGTCGCTTCCGACTGCGCCATTGTCGTGCTCATCGCCACGACCATCCCGTTCCACGTCTTCAAAACCGACAATTTCGTACCGACTGACGAAAAACTGGTGGTGACGGCGTCCGATCCCGATCACCGCATCGTGCGCGAATTCAACGCCGATGTCGCAGCCACCGAATATGCCGCCGCCGTCGGTGTCGTGCAGCAGACGCTGACGCCATTCTCCTTCGCCTCGCACCCGGTCGTGGTGAAGGTGGGTGGCGAGTACTACTGCCGTTCCATCCAGAAGATGAATTCGGATGGCTCGCTGTCCTTCTTCTGCGCCATCGACGACGGTGTGGTCCTGTCCGTCGCCCAGCCCCTGGGAATGGTCGAGACCACCAAGGCCACGCTCAAGGATGTCGAGGCCAAGCTGGGTCCCATCGACATGATCCTCGGCTTCGATTGCGTCCTGCGCCGGCTGGATGCCCGCAACCGCCAGGTATTCCGCGACATTTCCGAACTCTATCGCGCGAACAAGGTGATCGGCTTCGGCACCTATGGCGAACAATACCGCTCCATGCACCTCAACCAGACATTCACCGGCATCGCCTTCGGGCACCCACAGGCCGCAGAGTAA
- a CDS encoding hybrid sensor histidine kinase/response regulator, which yields MPLNDIRDIERLKKINAALVSRVERSMDQQGNAFSLFQTAISLENRVRMRTEELHSTLRRLEQSNMALSVAKESAEHANLSKTRFLAAASHDVLQPLNAAHLSVSALAELQTSEEGRKLVRQVERSLQTMEDLLHTLLDISKLDAGVVEPETTDVNLETLFSALRSDFQPIAETKGLSLRFRPAAIAVRSDRTLLRRILQNILSNALRYTRQGGVLVGTRQRGNIIRIDVADTGCGIPEDQREAVFEEFHRGTRMPDAELASGGLGLGLAIVRRMAGALGHPVTFSSTVGRGTIFHIDVPVSAHSVPEPGTVEIERQPGYGLFGTKVLLVENDADVLAAMTSLLERWQCTVRAATSTDEALDALGDTDWVPDIIIADQHLEGGDLGTMTVSQVRDYLGRAVPALLVTADPSESVVNAARAAGIEFMRKPLKPAQLRALLAHLLA from the coding sequence ATGCCGCTCAACGACATCCGGGACATAGAACGACTGAAGAAGATCAACGCGGCACTGGTCAGCCGCGTCGAACGTTCGATGGATCAGCAAGGCAACGCGTTCTCATTGTTCCAGACCGCGATTTCGCTGGAAAATCGTGTGCGCATGCGCACGGAGGAACTGCACTCCACCTTGCGCCGGCTGGAACAGTCGAACATGGCGCTTTCGGTCGCCAAGGAAAGCGCCGAACACGCCAATCTTTCCAAGACCCGGTTCCTGGCAGCCGCCAGCCATGACGTGCTGCAACCGTTGAACGCCGCCCATCTGTCGGTATCGGCGTTGGCCGAACTGCAGACGTCAGAGGAAGGCCGCAAGCTGGTTCGTCAGGTCGAGCGTTCACTGCAGACCATGGAAGACCTGCTGCATACATTGCTCGACATCTCCAAGCTGGATGCCGGCGTGGTCGAACCCGAGACGACCGACGTCAATCTGGAGACGCTGTTTTCAGCCTTGCGCTCGGACTTCCAGCCTATTGCCGAAACCAAGGGGCTTTCACTGCGGTTCCGCCCGGCGGCAATCGCGGTCCGGTCCGACCGCACGCTTCTGCGCCGCATCTTGCAGAACATCCTTTCCAACGCGCTCCGCTATACACGGCAGGGCGGCGTGCTTGTCGGCACACGCCAGCGCGGAAACATCATACGCATCGATGTTGCGGACACTGGCTGCGGCATTCCCGAGGATCAACGCGAAGCGGTATTCGAGGAATTTCATCGCGGCACACGAATGCCGGATGCCGAACTGGCCAGTGGTGGCCTTGGACTCGGACTGGCCATCGTCAGGCGCATGGCTGGCGCACTCGGCCATCCCGTAACCTTTTCCTCCACCGTCGGGCGCGGCACGATCTTTCACATCGATGTGCCCGTTTCCGCGCACTCGGTCCCGGAACCGGGGACAGTCGAGATCGAGCGGCAGCCAGGGTATGGCCTCTTCGGCACCAAGGTCCTGCTCGTGGAGAACGATGCAGACGTGCTGGCTGCCATGACCTCGTTGCTGGAGCGCTGGCAATGCACGGTACGCGCGGCGACGTCGACCGACGAGGCACTGGACGCACTGGGCGATACAGACTGGGTGCCCGACATCATCATCGCTGACCAGCACCTTGAGGGCGGCGACCTCGGCACCATGACGGTGTCGCAGGTGCGCGATTATCTCGGCCGTGCCGTTCCCGCCCTGCTCGTCACGGCCGATCCCTCGGAAAGCGTCGTGAATGCCGCCCGTGCCGCTGGCATCGAATTCATGCGCAAACCGTTGAAACCGGCACAACTTCGAGCGCTGCTGGCGCATCTGCTGGCGTAG
- a CDS encoding response regulator transcription factor yields the protein MSAASEVARFLIIDDHPLFREALHSAVRMAYPEVDTVEARSIGEAVELLTDARPFDLALLDLSMPDVHGFEGLLQLRTRYPHLPVVIVSGYEDPKIISEALSYGAAGFIPKSVRKDDLAAAIRSVMEGAIYVPDTYTAEQPDTESSDRADMVQRLSRLTPQQLRVLQMLRQGMLNKQIAYELQVGETTVKAHVSEILRKLNVYSRTQAVIEVSKLDNAELFRDQQGF from the coding sequence ATGAGTGCAGCGAGCGAAGTCGCAAGATTTCTGATTATCGACGATCACCCGCTGTTTCGGGAGGCGCTGCACAGTGCCGTGCGCATGGCCTATCCCGAGGTTGACACCGTCGAGGCCCGTTCGATCGGTGAGGCGGTCGAATTGCTGACCGACGCGCGGCCATTCGACCTCGCGCTGCTCGACCTTTCCATGCCCGACGTCCATGGTTTCGAAGGGCTGCTGCAATTGCGTACGCGCTATCCCCACCTGCCGGTCGTGATCGTCTCCGGCTATGAGGATCCCAAGATCATTTCCGAGGCCCTGTCCTATGGAGCTGCGGGCTTCATTCCAAAATCGGTGCGCAAGGACGATCTCGCGGCAGCCATCCGCTCCGTTATGGAAGGCGCGATCTATGTGCCTGACACCTACACGGCCGAACAGCCTGACACGGAAAGCAGCGATCGCGCTGACATGGTGCAGCGGCTGTCACGCCTGACCCCGCAGCAGTTGCGGGTGCTGCAGATGCTGCGCCAGGGCATGCTGAACAAGCAGATCGCCTATGAACTGCAGGTTGGCGAGACGACGGTGAAGGCGCATGTCTCGGAAATCCTGCGCAAGCTCAACGTGTACAGCCGCACGCAGGCGGTGATCGAGGTGTCGAAACTCGACAACGCTGAATTGTTCCGGGATCAGCAGGGGTTCTAG
- a CDS encoding fumarylacetoacetate hydrolase family protein, giving the protein MRHEPFALATPPTPSVAIAGSSARFPVRRIFCVGRNYAAHARELGNDERDPPFFFTKPADAVVDSGQTIPYPALTKNLHHEIELVAAIGKGGFRIPVAEALDHVWGYGVGIDLTRRDLQDEAKKAARPWDWAKAFDLSAPCGPLVPSAQSGHPQKGRIWLSVNGAVKQEGDLEELIWPIADIVAICSEAMELAPGDLIFTGTPAGVGPLVAGDRISGGVDGIGSIELAIGQPR; this is encoded by the coding sequence ATGAGACATGAGCCATTTGCCTTGGCGACACCACCAACACCGTCTGTCGCCATCGCCGGCTCATCCGCGCGGTTCCCGGTGCGGCGTATCTTCTGCGTAGGTCGCAACTATGCCGCCCATGCGCGCGAGCTTGGCAATGACGAGCGCGATCCACCCTTCTTCTTCACCAAACCCGCCGATGCCGTGGTCGATTCCGGACAGACGATTCCCTATCCCGCCCTGACGAAGAACCTGCATCACGAGATCGAGCTGGTGGCCGCCATCGGCAAGGGTGGTTTCCGGATCCCCGTTGCTGAGGCCCTGGATCATGTCTGGGGCTATGGCGTCGGCATCGACCTGACACGCCGGGACCTGCAGGACGAAGCGAAGAAGGCCGCGAGGCCATGGGATTGGGCCAAAGCTTTCGACCTCTCGGCACCCTGCGGGCCACTGGTGCCGTCCGCGCAATCCGGTCATCCCCAGAAGGGCCGGATCTGGCTTTCGGTGAACGGCGCGGTCAAGCAGGAAGGCGATCTCGAGGAGCTCATCTGGCCAATCGCCGACATAGTGGCCATCTGCAGCGAGGCGATGGAGCTTGCCCCCGGCGATCTCATTTTCACCGGCACGCCGGCCGGCGTCGGTCCGCTCGTCGCCGGCGACCGGATCAGCGGTGGGGTCGACGGCATCGGCTCGATCGAACTCGCCATAGGGCAACCTCGATGA